Proteins found in one uncultured Desulfuromonas sp. genomic segment:
- a CDS encoding bifunctional aconitate hydratase 2/2-methylisocitrate dehydratase, translating to MIEAYLQHEAERQAQGIPALPLNPEQAKGLCELLVNPPAGKEEFLLNLLKERISPGVDPAAEVKADFLGQIIKGEVSSPLVSKVEAVQILGTMMGGYNIKYLIEALQIAELADEAACALSGMVLIYDAFDDVDALRKAGNAAAAKVVESWAAAEWFTSKPELAEKITVKVYKVDGEINTDDFSPAGDAWSRPDIPLHSLAMGKTMFPEGNAQIAQWRAEGHQVAFVGDVVGTGSSRKSACNSVLWHIGEDIPAVPNKRRAGVIIGGVIAPIFFNTAQDSGALPLRMNVDNFNSGDVITIDTKAGKVFGEDGAELSTFEIAPSTVSDEFRAGGRTPLIIGRKLTERACEALGKPAPTMFIEADNPVPKAGQQFSLAQKMVGKACGVEGILPGTACEPKMTTVGSQDTTGPMTADEIKELACLKFQSPMVMQSFCHTAAYPKPADVKMHNTLPAFIAEREGVALRPGDGVIHSWLNRLLLPDTVGTGGDSHTRFPIGISFPAGSGLIAFAGALGFMALDMPESVLVRFKGEFNEGITLRDAVNAIPYWAIKQGLLTVPKKNKVNIFNGRILEMEGLPNLSVEQAYELTDAAAERSAAAGCIQLSEESVCTYLRSNVALMESMIRDGYQHAGTLQKRIDAVNEWLKNPQLLKADKDAEYAAVIEIDLSEITEPILACPNDPDDVKLLSEVQGTKIQDIFLGSCMTNIGHFRAAAKIWEGNKFNPNDRVWICPPTRMDQAKLKDEALFAIFNQVGARIETPGCSLCMGNQARVPDGVNMFSTSTRNFNDRIGNGAQVYLGGAELGAVVALKGELPTPEEYLAIYKEKIAPCKEEVYNYLQFDELGEFDAVYKRCDI from the coding sequence ATGATCGAAGCATATCTGCAACATGAGGCAGAGAGACAAGCTCAGGGTATCCCTGCACTGCCTCTCAATCCTGAACAAGCCAAAGGTCTTTGTGAACTGCTGGTAAATCCCCCGGCAGGCAAAGAAGAATTTCTGCTCAATCTGCTTAAAGAGCGGATCTCCCCGGGTGTTGACCCTGCTGCTGAAGTAAAAGCCGATTTCCTCGGCCAGATCATCAAAGGTGAGGTTTCCTCTCCTCTGGTCAGCAAGGTAGAAGCCGTTCAAATCCTCGGTACCATGATGGGTGGTTACAACATCAAATACCTGATCGAAGCTCTGCAGATTGCCGAGCTGGCTGACGAAGCCGCCTGTGCCCTGAGCGGCATGGTTCTGATCTACGATGCCTTTGATGATGTTGATGCTCTGCGCAAGGCCGGCAATGCTGCAGCGGCAAAAGTTGTTGAGTCCTGGGCTGCGGCCGAGTGGTTCACTTCCAAGCCTGAATTGGCCGAAAAAATTACCGTTAAAGTGTACAAAGTTGACGGTGAGATCAACACCGATGACTTCTCCCCTGCAGGTGATGCCTGGAGTCGCCCTGACATTCCGCTGCACTCTTTGGCCATGGGTAAAACCATGTTCCCTGAAGGCAATGCTCAAATTGCCCAGTGGCGTGCCGAAGGTCATCAAGTTGCGTTTGTCGGTGATGTTGTTGGTACCGGTTCTTCCCGTAAATCTGCCTGTAACTCGGTTCTGTGGCACATCGGTGAAGATATCCCCGCTGTACCGAACAAGCGCCGTGCCGGTGTGATCATCGGTGGCGTTATCGCGCCGATCTTCTTCAACACCGCTCAGGACTCCGGTGCTCTGCCCCTGCGTATGAATGTTGATAACTTCAACAGCGGTGACGTGATCACCATCGATACCAAGGCCGGCAAGGTCTTCGGTGAGGATGGCGCTGAGCTGTCGACGTTTGAAATTGCTCCGAGCACGGTCAGCGATGAGTTCCGTGCCGGTGGCCGTACTCCTCTGATCATCGGTCGCAAACTGACGGAGCGTGCTTGCGAAGCACTGGGCAAGCCTGCACCGACCATGTTCATTGAGGCGGACAACCCGGTTCCCAAAGCTGGTCAGCAATTCTCCCTGGCACAAAAAATGGTTGGTAAAGCATGTGGCGTTGAAGGCATTCTGCCCGGTACCGCATGTGAGCCGAAAATGACCACGGTTGGTTCCCAGGACACCACCGGCCCGATGACCGCTGATGAGATCAAAGAGCTGGCGTGCCTGAAGTTCCAATCTCCGATGGTCATGCAATCCTTCTGTCACACCGCTGCCTATCCCAAGCCGGCTGACGTTAAGATGCATAACACCCTGCCGGCATTTATTGCTGAGCGTGAAGGTGTTGCATTGCGCCCCGGTGACGGTGTTATCCACAGCTGGTTGAACCGTCTGTTGCTGCCTGACACCGTTGGTACCGGTGGTGACTCCCATACCCGTTTCCCTATCGGCATCAGCTTCCCGGCCGGTTCCGGTCTGATCGCTTTTGCCGGTGCTCTGGGTTTCATGGCACTGGATATGCCTGAGTCGGTTCTGGTCCGCTTCAAAGGTGAATTCAACGAAGGTATCACCCTGCGTGACGCCGTAAACGCCATCCCTTACTGGGCCATCAAGCAAGGTCTGTTGACGGTTCCCAAGAAAAACAAAGTCAACATCTTCAACGGTCGTATTCTGGAGATGGAAGGCCTGCCTAACCTGTCTGTAGAGCAAGCCTATGAGCTGACTGATGCGGCTGCCGAGCGTTCTGCTGCTGCCGGTTGCATCCAACTCTCCGAAGAGTCTGTTTGCACCTACCTGCGCTCCAACGTGGCTCTGATGGAAAGCATGATCAGAGATGGTTACCAGCATGCCGGTACCTTGCAGAAGCGTATCGACGCGGTCAACGAGTGGCTCAAGAATCCTCAACTGCTCAAAGCCGACAAAGATGCCGAGTACGCCGCGGTTATCGAAATCGATCTGTCTGAGATCACTGAGCCGATCCTGGCTTGCCCGAACGATCCTGATGATGTCAAGCTGCTCTCTGAAGTTCAGGGCACCAAAATTCAGGATATCTTCCTCGGCTCCTGTATGACCAACATCGGTCACTTCCGCGCTGCAGCCAAGATCTGGGAAGGCAACAAGTTCAACCCCAACGATCGTGTGTGGATCTGCCCTCCGACCCGGATGGATCAGGCCAAATTGAAGGACGAGGCGCTGTTTGCCATCTTCAATCAGGTTGGCGCCCGTATCGAAACACCGGGTTGCTCCCTGTGCATGGGTAACCAAGCCCGTGTTCCCGATGGTGTCAACATGTTCTCCACCTCGACCCGTAACTTCAATGATCGTATTGGTAACGGTGCTCAGGTTTACCTCGGCGGTGCTGAGTTGGGTGCTGTTGTTGCTCTTAAAGGTGAGCTGCCCACTCCTGAGGAGTATCTGGCCATTTACAAAGAGAAAATTGCTCCTTGTAAAGAAGAGGTTTACAACTACCTCCAGTTCGACGAGCTGGGTGAATTCGACGCTGTTTACAAGCGTTGCGACATCTAA
- the avd gene encoding diversity-generating retroelement protein Avd: MLSDESPLFSKSSDFIDWLLSVTNHFPRSQRLVITKRLLDAALDFQERLLEAVHNSFRHQQSKLDQADSELDKVRFYLRMAARKQWLNEGQYEHAARMVSELGRLLGGWKKGNQRSDTAF, from the coding sequence ATGTTATCTGACGAATCGCCCCTTTTCTCCAAATCCTCTGATTTTATTGATTGGCTCCTGAGCGTGACCAATCATTTTCCGCGCAGTCAACGACTGGTGATCACCAAGCGCCTGCTTGACGCCGCTCTTGATTTTCAGGAGCGATTGCTCGAAGCCGTTCATAACTCGTTCCGCCACCAGCAGAGCAAACTTGATCAGGCGGACAGCGAACTGGACAAAGTGCGCTTCTACCTGCGGATGGCTGCACGCAAGCAATGGTTGAATGAGGGACAGTATGAACATGCCGCCAGAATGGTCAGTGAACTCGGCAGACTGCTCGGCGGCTGGAAAAAAGGCAATCAGCGGTCTGACACCGCTTTTTGA
- a CDS encoding SUMF1/EgtB/PvdO family nonheme iron enzyme translates to MNIDNGGDMVLESFCVGVASSLTANIVEGLSGAVGRRLRKCLGSEEKNRQRKALEECMKASLRIVLPLWQETGQDELGILEVFFKDKDVGQQFSLLLQNEEPDLALLEEIFCEHGGDIETLQGFTFRRGMELIADSFVTAMLQHSELQETINTYQLVLQTRYLQAGLQGQERLGDLVQDVLDELRQHPQKLADTLSCDIGKALLEISAEQDRNETNGQLERYLATLIARCNKLEDLPVIVDTLDAVPMIPLCDVFTKMHLAHIVRGKNESLEQALIAPEKETNKSRDDVVPITALEAMGVLPRLVILGDPGFGKSTLVDHAATQLALVQSGQPFDREQLPGWNSEGAGLPVRIVLREFATFLNGGEKGCAGDVWDYIRERLLKEWGMPEVFDVIRNTLWQQGGVVFFDGLDEVSESDQKKRTAIVSAIEAFSEPLHNVKIVVTCRTYAYREHSPWRLDKKLFPVFNLAPLNPDQISEFVGNYYPIIGQERCLPCQEIEAKSSFLCQTIWNNKHLLDLAQSPLLLTLMIFVDGTEPLPEGRAELYQRIIKLLLAKWQNRLLARTRKEVDAEHVLPLDVSLSCLEKSLAVVALEAHERQGADSKERTGKSADIEKRTFLATLAESMAKERITDAWYVAEKALEYFEQRAGILSQKENGENCIFSFFHKSFQEYLAAWRLINEVDGGVDLLCEKITQDQDWWREVLKLGAAIGKPEHVTRIIENLFPRTITTENIEVGLLIAEVVHESAYKKVASDTKADRFGNYKNAFEAVRKGLSCAIESDLTITQRVAAANALAMLGDPRPGVGCDGKGLPDIRFCSVPQGPFLMGDDADGDFKRHEHTIEKPYWIGQYPITVEQFRAFCQASGYQPQDRNSLAGIANHPVVWVSIRDARYFCGWLQEQWQTRLPEGYEVRLPSEAEWEKAARGGSLDQPYPEPCAINVLQPLRAATGCFDPRRYPWGDDGPLAEHANCPDTGIRGTSPVGCFPKGKSPCQALDMVGNVWEWTLSLYKDEINSPYPYPYRDFEEEREHVEAAKDRARVLRGGGFFDYAEYLRCVARFRRLANFRYTNLGFRIVVAPGKDFGLLVSGGVGAGEGLPLPGNA, encoded by the coding sequence ATGAACATTGACAATGGGGGAGATATGGTACTCGAATCATTCTGTGTTGGTGTGGCATCAAGCTTAACCGCAAATATTGTCGAAGGGCTCTCTGGTGCGGTTGGTCGCAGGCTTAGAAAGTGTCTCGGCAGCGAAGAGAAAAACAGGCAACGAAAAGCTCTTGAAGAATGTATGAAAGCCAGCTTGAGGATTGTTCTCCCTTTATGGCAGGAGACCGGTCAAGATGAGCTGGGTATCCTTGAGGTCTTTTTCAAAGATAAAGATGTCGGACAACAGTTCAGCCTGTTATTGCAGAATGAAGAGCCGGACCTTGCATTGCTTGAAGAGATATTTTGCGAACATGGCGGTGATATTGAGACACTTCAAGGCTTCACGTTTCGCAGAGGAATGGAATTGATCGCTGACTCTTTTGTTACGGCCATGCTCCAGCACTCTGAGCTGCAGGAAACGATTAATACGTATCAGCTTGTTTTACAAACGCGCTATCTCCAAGCAGGGTTGCAGGGGCAGGAGCGGCTAGGGGATCTTGTTCAAGATGTTCTTGATGAACTTCGTCAGCACCCACAAAAGTTGGCGGACACCTTAAGCTGCGACATTGGAAAAGCGTTGCTTGAAATCAGCGCAGAACAGGATCGGAATGAAACGAATGGACAGCTAGAGCGATATTTGGCAACCCTCATAGCCCGTTGTAATAAACTAGAAGATTTGCCGGTTATTGTTGATACGTTGGACGCTGTTCCCATGATACCGCTTTGCGATGTTTTCACAAAAATGCATCTGGCCCACATTGTTCGAGGGAAAAATGAGTCTCTCGAACAAGCTTTGATAGCGCCTGAAAAAGAGACAAACAAATCCAGAGATGACGTTGTTCCTATAACGGCACTGGAGGCCATGGGAGTTCTCCCCCGCCTTGTTATACTCGGTGACCCGGGGTTCGGAAAAAGTACCTTGGTGGATCACGCTGCAACCCAATTGGCGCTTGTTCAGTCTGGCCAGCCTTTTGATCGAGAACAGTTGCCGGGTTGGAACTCAGAGGGCGCAGGATTACCCGTCAGGATTGTGCTACGTGAATTTGCGACTTTTTTGAACGGTGGGGAAAAAGGCTGTGCCGGTGATGTATGGGACTATATCAGAGAGCGTTTGCTTAAGGAATGGGGGATGCCGGAAGTTTTTGATGTGATCCGTAATACCCTTTGGCAACAGGGCGGTGTCGTATTTTTTGACGGACTTGATGAAGTGAGCGAGTCTGACCAGAAAAAAAGAACGGCAATTGTTTCTGCTATCGAAGCGTTTTCCGAGCCGTTGCACAACGTCAAAATCGTTGTTACCTGCCGAACCTATGCCTACAGGGAACATAGCCCTTGGCGGCTGGATAAAAAACTATTTCCCGTCTTCAATCTCGCGCCCCTCAATCCAGATCAAATTTCTGAGTTCGTCGGCAACTATTATCCGATTATCGGGCAGGAAAGATGCTTGCCGTGTCAAGAAATTGAGGCTAAATCCAGCTTTCTGTGTCAAACAATTTGGAATAATAAACATTTACTGGATTTGGCACAAAGCCCCCTTTTACTGACCCTAATGATCTTTGTAGACGGCACGGAGCCCCTTCCTGAGGGTAGGGCGGAGCTGTATCAGCGTATTATCAAATTGTTGCTGGCGAAATGGCAGAACCGTCTGCTGGCGAGAACTCGTAAGGAGGTCGATGCGGAGCATGTCTTGCCGTTGGACGTGTCCTTAAGTTGCCTAGAGAAGAGCTTAGCTGTTGTTGCCCTTGAGGCACATGAGCGTCAAGGGGCAGATAGCAAGGAACGAACAGGGAAAAGCGCGGACATTGAGAAGAGGACTTTTTTGGCGACATTGGCTGAATCAATGGCGAAGGAAAGGATCACCGATGCCTGGTATGTCGCAGAAAAGGCTCTGGAGTATTTCGAACAGCGGGCAGGCATTTTAAGCCAAAAAGAGAACGGAGAGAACTGCATTTTCTCATTCTTTCACAAAAGCTTTCAGGAATATCTGGCGGCCTGGAGGTTGATAAATGAGGTTGATGGCGGAGTTGACCTGCTTTGTGAGAAAATTACCCAAGATCAGGATTGGTGGCGGGAAGTTCTAAAACTTGGTGCTGCCATCGGCAAGCCTGAGCATGTGACCAGGATCATAGAGAACTTGTTTCCGAGAACAATCACAACGGAAAATATCGAAGTTGGACTCCTGATTGCGGAAGTTGTACATGAATCTGCTTATAAAAAAGTAGCGAGTGACACGAAAGCGGATAGATTCGGTAATTATAAAAATGCCTTTGAAGCGGTTAGGAAAGGATTGTCTTGCGCTATTGAATCGGATTTGACGATTACGCAGCGCGTTGCCGCCGCTAACGCACTTGCCATGCTGGGTGACCCGCGCCCCGGTGTCGGCTGTGACGGCAAGGGCCTGCCGGATATCCGTTTTTGCTCGGTGCCGCAAGGGCCGTTCCTGATGGGCGATGATGCTGACGGCGACTTCAAACGCCATGAGCATACCATTGAAAAGCCCTACTGGATCGGTCAATATCCCATCACCGTGGAGCAGTTCCGGGCGTTTTGTCAGGCCTCCGGCTATCAGCCGCAAGACAGGAATAGCCTTGCAGGCATCGCTAACCATCCGGTTGTTTGGGTTTCAATAAGGGATGCGCGCTATTTTTGCGGCTGGTTGCAGGAACAATGGCAAACCAGGCTGCCCGAGGGCTACGAGGTACGACTGCCGAGCGAGGCGGAATGGGAAAAGGCGGCGCGTGGCGGAAGCCTTGATCAGCCCTATCCGGAACCGTGTGCGATCAATGTATTGCAGCCGTTGCGTGCGGCAACAGGTTGTTTTGACCCGCGCCGTTACCCCTGGGGTGATGATGGGCCCCTGGCGGAACATGCCAATTGCCCTGATACCGGTATCCGTGGGACCTCTCCGGTCGGTTGCTTTCCAAAGGGAAAAAGCCCCTGCCAGGCGTTGGATATGGTCGGCAATGTCTGGGAGTGGACTTTGAGCCTGTACAAAGATGAAATCAACAGCCCGTACCCTTATCCGTATCGGGACTTTGAAGAGGAGAGAGAGCATGTGGAGGCTGCAAAAGATCGCGCCCGGGTTTTGCGCGGCGGCGGTTTCTTCGATTATGCAGAGTATCTGCGTTGCGTCGCGCGCTTCAGGCGCCTTGCGAACTTCAGGTACACCAACCTTGGGTTTCGTATTGTGGTCGCTCCCGGTAAAGATTTTGGACTTTTGGTTTCTGGTGGGGTGGGGGCCGGGGAGGGGTTACCCCTCCCCGGAAACGCGTAA
- a CDS encoding reverse transcriptase/maturase family protein, producing MNSDDLYSRICRWDNLLLAWRKAAKGKRGTAPVAHFEYRLEDNLVQLGEELHSQTYCPGSYHSFYIHDPKRRLISAAPFRDRVVHHALCHVIEPLFERRFVTDSFANRVGKGNHRALDRAQHYARQFPYVLTLDLQQYFPSIDHALLRAVLARQIKDKNVLKLIDLILESGRGVLDGEYTMRWFSGDDLLAVERARGLPIGNLTSQFWANCYLDPFDHFVKRELRCPGYVRYVDDMLLFSNDKKELWLWKKEVMTRLADLRLTVHERSAQVRPVREGMPFLGFVVYPHKRRLKRRKEIAYARKLRKLLSEVETGNASPETVVASVNGWCNHVVHGNTVGLRRAVLRNILAFSRNPAINRAIEHALGPMVLKKKTP from the coding sequence ATGAACTCTGATGATCTCTACAGCCGTATTTGCCGGTGGGATAATCTGCTGCTTGCCTGGCGTAAGGCTGCAAAAGGCAAACGCGGCACCGCGCCTGTCGCCCATTTTGAATATCGTTTGGAAGATAATCTGGTGCAATTGGGCGAAGAGCTGCACAGCCAAACCTACTGCCCCGGCTCCTACCACAGCTTTTATATCCACGATCCCAAACGTCGGCTGATCAGCGCTGCTCCTTTTCGCGACCGGGTGGTACACCATGCCTTGTGCCATGTCATTGAGCCCCTCTTTGAACGGCGCTTTGTTACCGACAGTTTCGCCAACCGGGTCGGTAAGGGCAACCACCGTGCACTGGATCGCGCCCAGCACTATGCCCGCCAATTCCCCTATGTACTTACGCTGGATCTGCAACAGTATTTTCCCTCCATTGACCATGCTCTTTTGCGTGCTGTTCTGGCGCGACAGATTAAGGATAAAAACGTTCTGAAACTGATTGACCTCATTCTCGAAAGCGGGCGCGGCGTATTGGATGGAGAATACACCATGCGCTGGTTTTCCGGCGATGATCTGTTGGCCGTGGAGCGAGCGCGTGGTCTGCCCATCGGTAACCTGACTTCGCAGTTCTGGGCCAACTGTTACCTGGATCCTTTTGACCATTTCGTCAAACGTGAGCTGCGTTGCCCCGGCTATGTGCGCTACGTGGATGATATGCTGCTGTTCAGTAATGATAAAAAAGAGCTGTGGCTGTGGAAAAAAGAGGTCATGACCCGACTGGCGGACCTGCGCCTGACCGTGCATGAGCGCTCGGCCCAGGTGCGACCGGTGCGCGAAGGAATGCCGTTTCTGGGGTTTGTCGTGTATCCACACAAACGTCGCTTGAAGCGACGCAAAGAGATTGCCTACGCCCGTAAATTGCGGAAGCTGTTGTCAGAGGTGGAAACTGGCAATGCTTCGCCGGAAACTGTGGTCGCCTCCGTCAATGGCTGGTGCAATCATGTTGTTCACGGCAATACGGTGGGACTACGTCGGGCTGTCCTCAGAAATATTTTAGCATTCAGCCGGAATCCCGCGATCAACAGGGCGATTGAACATGCGCTGGGACCGATGGTGTTAAAGAAAAAAACTCCGTGA
- a CDS encoding DUF3524 domain-containing protein — MHIVLIEPFMTGSHAAWARQYAAHSCHEVTILGLEGRYWKWRMHGGAVTLAREFLDQGLRPDLILATDMLDVSTFLSLTRAVTATLPCALYCHENQLSYPWSPDDSDPALQRDAHYCFINFTSALSADRVYFNSDYHRQDFLAELPKFLKTFPDCRELDTVPMIAEKSRTLPLGLDLKKLDLLQPESCQRRAENGVPLILWNHRWEYDKNPEEFFQALFVLEDRGIEFELAVLGESYRKQPAIFSEAQQRLASHIVHWGYTDRYADYVAWLWQADILPVTSIHDFFGISVVEALYCGCLPLLPQRLAYPEHVSPVECADVYYRNNEDFADKLAVICKNYSLRPASSFRAHVAGYDWSKMAEQYDEEFEKLLCCAEMSC, encoded by the coding sequence ATGCACATTGTTTTGATTGAACCTTTTATGACCGGATCACACGCCGCTTGGGCCAGGCAGTATGCGGCGCATAGCTGCCACGAGGTGACAATCCTTGGTCTGGAGGGGCGCTACTGGAAGTGGCGGATGCATGGCGGGGCCGTGACCCTGGCACGAGAGTTTCTCGATCAGGGATTGCGCCCTGATCTGATTCTGGCTACGGATATGCTCGATGTGAGCACCTTTCTTTCGTTGACGCGGGCTGTGACCGCCACGCTGCCTTGCGCTCTGTATTGTCATGAAAACCAACTGAGCTATCCCTGGTCTCCTGATGATAGCGATCCCGCTTTGCAACGGGATGCCCATTACTGTTTCATCAATTTCACTTCGGCGTTGAGCGCGGACCGCGTCTATTTCAATTCTGACTACCATCGTCAGGATTTCCTTGCCGAGTTACCGAAGTTTTTGAAGACATTTCCCGATTGTCGCGAATTGGATACCGTGCCGATGATCGCTGAAAAAAGCCGCACGTTGCCATTGGGGTTGGATCTGAAAAAACTTGATTTGTTGCAACCTGAGAGTTGTCAACGACGAGCAGAGAATGGTGTACCTTTGATCCTGTGGAACCATCGCTGGGAATACGATAAAAACCCGGAAGAATTTTTTCAGGCGTTGTTTGTTCTTGAAGACCGAGGTATTGAATTTGAGTTGGCGGTGCTTGGTGAGTCCTACCGTAAGCAGCCGGCAATTTTTAGCGAGGCGCAACAACGTCTGGCCTCACACATTGTCCATTGGGGATATACAGATCGCTATGCCGACTACGTTGCATGGTTGTGGCAAGCGGATATTCTGCCGGTCACATCAATCCACGATTTTTTTGGCATCAGTGTGGTTGAGGCGTTGTATTGCGGTTGTTTGCCATTATTGCCGCAACGTCTGGCCTATCCTGAGCATGTGTCACCGGTAGAATGCGCTGATGTGTATTATCGCAACAACGAAGATTTTGCCGACAAATTGGCGGTAATATGCAAAAATTACTCTTTGCGTCCGGCCAGTTCTTTTCGCGCGCACGTGGCCGGATATGATTGGAGCAAAATGGCTGAGCAGTATGATGAAGAATTCGAAAAACTCCTTTGCTGCGCTGAAATGTCTTGCTGA
- a CDS encoding ABC transporter transmembrane domain-containing protein: protein MKEFFRQWRPYLVYGALFSLFINVLQLTFPLYMLQIYDRVLASYSLPTLYALTLAAVVSLIVMATLEFIRSRLLVRCGVEVDQCLSATVLDQLIKQSVHAQPSTQQASLRDVNLLRNFFAGSAIFTLFDIPWSPIFLAVIYLLHPLLGLVATAGAVLLIVFAVLNERMTRKPLDTANTVNGFAMKFVDIARRNAHTVGCLGMVEAATQK, encoded by the coding sequence ATGAAAGAGTTTTTTAGGCAATGGCGCCCCTATCTGGTTTACGGCGCTCTGTTCAGTCTGTTTATCAATGTATTGCAACTGACCTTTCCATTATACATGTTGCAGATTTATGACCGGGTCCTCGCCAGTTACAGTTTGCCGACACTTTATGCGCTGACCTTGGCGGCCGTGGTTTCCTTGATTGTTATGGCGACTCTGGAATTTATCCGTTCCCGTTTGCTGGTGCGCTGTGGCGTTGAAGTTGATCAGTGCCTCAGTGCCACGGTTCTCGATCAGTTGATTAAGCAATCGGTTCATGCGCAACCCTCCACCCAACAAGCCTCGCTGAGGGATGTCAATCTGCTACGCAATTTTTTTGCCGGTAGTGCCATTTTTACCTTGTTCGATATCCCATGGTCACCGATTTTTCTGGCGGTAATCTATCTGCTGCACCCGCTGTTGGGGCTGGTGGCCACCGCTGGCGCGGTGCTGCTCATAGTGTTTGCCGTGCTCAATGAGCGGATGACCCGTAAGCCATTGGATACGGCCAATACGGTCAATGGTTTTGCCATGAAATTTGTCGACATTGCACGGCGCAATGCCCATACCGTGGGCTGTTTGGGAATGGTGGAAGCGGCGACGCAAAAGTGA
- a CDS encoding ATP-binding cassette domain-containing protein — MTKLQTEASRQSGLIQSLSSWLRQSMQVFIYGVGAWLTLKGEATAGCMIASSIIMGKALAPVQMGISSWKSMIEARGAWSRLDALLSDLDKRETMELPPPQGNLQAEHVSFAVGLVPILRDIHFSLNAGESMGLIGPSGAGKSTLCRLLLGLWRPQHGTVRLDGADIYTWDPQALGPWLGYLSQDVELFSGTVAENIARLGNVDSEKVITAARRAGVHEMILNFPLGYDTPVGEGGAVLSGGQRQRIGLARALYGDPRLVILDEPNANLDEEGEAALVRAFAALKSDGVTVIVVSHKPTLLSGMDKILMLKGGQIALFGPRDAVFAKLMEAQNTQRPEGRVAP; from the coding sequence GTGACAAAATTGCAGACGGAAGCGAGTCGGCAGTCCGGCCTGATCCAATCACTGTCGAGCTGGCTGCGGCAGTCGATGCAAGTGTTTATTTACGGTGTCGGTGCCTGGCTGACCCTAAAGGGGGAAGCCACAGCAGGGTGCATGATCGCATCTTCCATTATCATGGGCAAGGCACTGGCTCCCGTGCAGATGGGAATCAGTTCATGGAAGAGCATGATTGAAGCCCGCGGTGCCTGGAGCCGACTGGACGCCCTGCTGTCGGATCTTGATAAACGAGAAACCATGGAACTTCCTCCACCGCAGGGCAACCTCCAAGCGGAACATGTTTCGTTTGCCGTGGGGCTTGTCCCTATTTTACGAGATATTCATTTTTCGCTTAACGCCGGAGAATCCATGGGCTTGATCGGCCCTTCCGGTGCAGGCAAGTCAACTCTCTGCCGGTTGCTGCTGGGCCTTTGGCGACCGCAGCACGGCACCGTGCGTCTCGACGGGGCGGATATCTATACTTGGGACCCACAGGCGTTGGGCCCCTGGCTGGGCTATCTGTCGCAAGATGTTGAATTGTTCAGCGGCACTGTTGCCGAAAATATTGCCCGCCTTGGCAACGTCGATTCTGAAAAAGTGATCACCGCAGCCCGCCGGGCCGGTGTTCATGAAATGATTCTCAATTTCCCTCTCGGCTATGATACCCCTGTTGGCGAAGGCGGCGCGGTGCTGTCGGGCGGTCAACGTCAACGTATCGGCTTGGCACGAGCACTTTATGGAGATCCACGTTTGGTTATCCTTGATGAACCCAATGCCAATCTTGATGAAGAAGGAGAAGCGGCGTTGGTGCGGGCGTTCGCCGCGTTGAAAAGCGATGGTGTCACCGTGATTGTCGTGTCCCATAAGCCGACGCTTTTGTCCGGGATGGATAAAATTCTGATGCTGAAAGGCGGCCAGATCGCTTTGTTCGGTCCGCGTGACGCGGTTTTTGCCAAACTCATGGAGGCTCAGAATACGCAGCGTCCAGAGGGCCGGGTTGCGCCATGA